A region of Shewanella psychromarinicola DNA encodes the following proteins:
- the trpCF gene encoding bifunctional indole-3-glycerol-phosphate synthase TrpC/phosphoribosylanthranilate isomerase TrpF: protein MSKPESNVLTRIIETKVAHIAALKLRFPEASLQPKISDRSLYDALKAPNAQFIFECKKASPSKGLIRQDFDVEAIADIYTHYAAGISVLTDEQFFQGDMDYIPKVRARVTQPIICKDFFVDPYQVKLAAHQGADAILLMLSVLDDEQYRLLANEAAKYQLDTLTEVSNQAELVRAIDLNAPIIGINNRNLRDLSTDLATTELLAPQIPADRVVISESGIYNHQQVRRLNPLVDGYLVGSSIMAQDDIDLACRQLIFGHNKVCGLTQIDDIKAAAKAGAVLGGLIFHPKSPRAVTPAQANDLVEQMQQRNIGLNMVGVFVNHPIADIALLAQTLNLYAVQLHGNETELEINELRALLNHQQLNTQIWKAVSIDSNTGEMSAKPAGADRYLYDSKSAQQFGGTGQTFNWQTCIIDKQQAMLAGGLTPNNVYLASQQGFYGVDLNSGVESSPGHKDHQQLIAAFAQLRLN, encoded by the coding sequence ATGAGTAAGCCAGAAAGTAATGTGTTAACCCGCATCATTGAAACTAAAGTGGCGCATATCGCCGCGCTTAAACTGCGTTTCCCAGAAGCCAGTTTACAGCCTAAAATATCTGACCGTAGCTTATATGACGCCCTCAAAGCGCCTAATGCTCAGTTCATTTTTGAATGTAAAAAGGCCAGCCCCTCAAAAGGACTGATCCGTCAAGACTTTGATGTTGAAGCCATCGCAGATATTTATACTCACTACGCCGCTGGCATCTCAGTGCTCACCGATGAACAGTTTTTCCAAGGTGACATGGACTACATTCCCAAAGTCCGCGCCAGAGTGACTCAGCCGATTATCTGTAAAGACTTCTTTGTCGACCCTTATCAAGTAAAATTGGCTGCCCACCAAGGTGCTGATGCCATTTTACTCATGCTGTCAGTGCTTGATGATGAACAATATCGTTTATTAGCTAACGAAGCGGCAAAGTATCAATTAGATACCTTAACCGAAGTGAGTAACCAAGCTGAATTGGTTAGAGCCATTGATCTAAATGCACCGATCATTGGTATTAACAACCGTAATTTACGCGACTTAAGCACTGATCTTGCAACCACCGAATTATTAGCTCCGCAGATCCCTGCCGACAGAGTGGTGATTAGCGAATCAGGTATTTACAACCACCAACAAGTCCGCCGCCTAAATCCCTTGGTTGACGGCTACCTTGTTGGTAGTTCAATTATGGCGCAAGACGATATTGATTTAGCTTGCAGACAGCTTATTTTTGGTCACAATAAAGTCTGCGGTTTGACCCAAATTGACGATATTAAAGCAGCAGCCAAAGCTGGTGCAGTATTGGGTGGATTAATTTTTCATCCCAAATCACCAAGAGCGGTTACCCCGGCTCAAGCCAATGATTTAGTAGAACAAATGCAACAGCGTAATATTGGATTAAATATGGTGGGTGTATTTGTTAATCATCCCATTGCCGATATCGCCTTGTTAGCTCAAACGCTTAATCTTTATGCGGTGCAATTGCACGGCAATGAAACAGAACTTGAAATCAACGAGCTAAGAGCATTACTTAATCATCAGCAACTGAATACTCAAATTTGGAAAGCGGTCTCTATTGACAGTAACACCGGCGAGATGAGTGCAAAGCCTGCTGGCGCCGATCGTTATTTATACGACAGCAAGTCAGCACAACAATTTGGCGGTACAGGTCAAACATTCAATTGGCAAACCTGCATCATAGATAAACAACAGGCGATGTTGGCGGGAGGATTAACCCCAAACAATGTTTATCTCGCCAGCCAGCAAGGATTTTATGGGGTCGACCTAAATTCAGGAGTAGAATCTAGCCCTGGCCATAAAGACCACCAACAACTGATTGCCGCCTTTGCACAATTACGCCTTAATTAG
- a CDS encoding aminodeoxychorismate/anthranilate synthase component II, producing MKLYLLDNFDSFTYNLVDQFRSLGCEVIIYRNDVSADYVAEKLINETGKAALVLSPGPGAPHEAGCMMELIGKVAGKVPMLGICLGHQAMVEYYGGKVERAPFVVHGKASPTFHNGEGVFANLPSPLPVARYHSLVATKVPDCLKIIATTDEMPMAILHPQHQAIGFQFHPESILTTLGSQLLTQTLAYLTQEHTFTGGA from the coding sequence ATGAAGTTATATTTACTCGATAATTTTGACTCATTCACCTACAACTTAGTGGATCAATTCCGCAGCCTTGGCTGTGAGGTGATCATTTATCGTAATGATGTCAGTGCCGATTATGTTGCAGAAAAACTGATCAATGAAACCGGTAAAGCCGCATTAGTGCTATCGCCTGGCCCTGGCGCGCCTCACGAAGCAGGCTGCATGATGGAACTCATTGGTAAAGTCGCCGGTAAAGTCCCGATGCTTGGCATTTGTTTAGGTCATCAAGCCATGGTCGAATATTATGGCGGCAAAGTTGAACGCGCGCCGTTTGTGGTCCACGGCAAAGCCAGTCCAACCTTCCATAATGGTGAAGGCGTATTTGCTAATTTACCCTCACCTTTGCCCGTTGCCCGTTACCACAGTTTAGTGGCAACAAAGGTGCCAGACTGCTTGAAAATCATTGCTACCACCGATGAGATGCCAATGGCAATATTGCACCCACAACATCAAGCAATCGGATTTCAATTTCATCCAGAATCGATTTTAACCACTTTAGGTAGCCAGTTACTGACGCAAACATTGGCGTATTTAACCCAAGAGCATACTTTTACCGGAGGCGCATAG
- the rnm gene encoding RNase RNM, with translation MITETLLADLHSHTTASDGQLTPTELLTRAIEKGVEMFAITDHDTVAGLAEAHLANQSHATPLLLINGCEISTRWNSFDIHIVGLNLDITHSGLLGFLTHQRQLREVRAQEIGERLAKAGIEGAYDGAKAIAGDAALSRGHYARWLADNGHASDMPSVFKRFLARGKTGYVPNNWGDMANAIEHIHQAGGVAVLAHPSGYKLSAKWLKRLVREFAEAGGDAIEVILGQQTLDDRNNLIALSKQNNLLASVGSDFHFPSNWIELGKNLFQPQGVEWVWQSQYWTERA, from the coding sequence ATGATTACAGAGACTCTCTTGGCCGATCTTCACAGCCACACGACCGCATCAGACGGTCAATTAACACCAACAGAATTACTCACTCGCGCTATTGAAAAAGGCGTTGAGATGTTTGCAATTACTGATCATGATACTGTCGCAGGGTTAGCAGAAGCTCATCTTGCTAATCAAAGCCATGCCACACCATTATTATTAATTAATGGTTGTGAAATTTCGACTCGTTGGAATAGTTTTGATATTCATATCGTCGGATTAAACTTGGACATTACTCACTCTGGATTGTTGGGTTTTTTAACTCACCAACGGCAATTGCGTGAAGTGCGCGCCCAAGAAATTGGCGAACGTTTAGCTAAGGCTGGGATAGAAGGCGCCTATGACGGTGCAAAAGCTATTGCTGGCGATGCGGCGTTGAGTCGTGGCCATTATGCTAGATGGTTAGCCGACAATGGCCACGCATCAGATATGCCGAGCGTGTTCAAACGCTTCTTAGCACGCGGTAAAACAGGTTATGTACCCAATAATTGGGGCGACATGGCCAATGCCATAGAGCATATTCATCAAGCGGGTGGCGTTGCTGTATTAGCGCACCCTAGCGGTTACAAATTATCGGCCAAATGGCTTAAGCGCTTAGTGCGTGAATTTGCAGAGGCTGGTGGCGATGCGATTGAAGTTATTTTAGGCCAACAAACGTTGGACGACCGTAATAATCTTATCGCATTAAGTAAGCAAAATAACCTACTTGCTTCAGTGGGGAGCGACTTTCATTTCCCCAGCAATTGGATCGAGCTAGGTAAAAACTTATTCCAACCACAAGGTGTGGAATGGGTTTGGCAATCACAATATTGGACGGAAAGAGCATGA
- the trpB gene encoding tryptophan synthase subunit beta: protein MTKLKLNPYFGEYGGMYVPQILVPALKQLETAFIDAQQDESFIAEFTDLLKNYAGRPTALTLTRNLSPNPLVKIYLKREDLLHGGAHKTNQVLGQALLAKRMGKKEIIAETGAGQHGVATALACALLGLKCRVYMGAKDIERQSPNVFRMKLMGAEVIPVTSGSSTLKDACNEAMRDWSGSYDKAHYLLGTAAGPHPFPTIVREFQRMIGEETKKQILEKEGRLPDAVIACVGGGSNAIGMFADFIDEPSVELIGVEPAGKGLDTAMHGAPLKHGKTGIFFGMKSPLMQNSDGQVEESYSVSAGLDFPSVGPQHAHLNAIGRARYESATDDEALDMFQKLARCEGIIPALESAHALAYAVRMAEEATKETILVVNLSGRGDKDIFTVADILEAKQKQQESGNE, encoded by the coding sequence ATGACCAAGCTCAAGCTTAACCCTTATTTCGGCGAATATGGCGGTATGTACGTACCACAAATTTTAGTCCCTGCATTAAAACAACTTGAAACAGCCTTTATCGATGCGCAACAAGATGAAAGCTTTATCGCTGAATTTACCGACTTGTTAAAAAACTATGCCGGACGCCCAACGGCGCTAACACTTACCCGTAATTTAAGTCCGAACCCTTTGGTGAAAATTTACCTGAAGCGTGAGGATTTGCTTCACGGTGGCGCCCATAAAACCAACCAGGTATTGGGTCAAGCGCTGTTAGCTAAGCGTATGGGCAAAAAAGAAATCATCGCTGAAACAGGCGCAGGACAACACGGCGTAGCCACTGCCCTAGCCTGTGCCCTTTTAGGCTTAAAATGTAGAGTCTATATGGGCGCCAAGGACATTGAACGTCAATCGCCGAATGTATTTCGGATGAAATTAATGGGCGCTGAAGTTATTCCGGTTACCTCAGGTTCATCAACCCTAAAAGATGCTTGCAACGAAGCCATGCGCGATTGGTCAGGCAGCTATGATAAAGCGCATTACTTGCTGGGTACTGCAGCCGGGCCGCATCCATTCCCGACAATTGTGCGAGAATTCCAACGTATGATCGGTGAAGAAACTAAAAAACAAATTCTTGAAAAGGAAGGACGCTTACCCGATGCCGTTATTGCTTGCGTCGGCGGCGGTTCAAATGCTATTGGCATGTTTGCCGATTTTATTGATGAACCGTCAGTAGAATTGATTGGTGTGGAACCCGCTGGTAAAGGTCTCGATACCGCTATGCACGGCGCGCCGCTTAAACACGGTAAAACCGGTATTTTCTTTGGGATGAAGTCACCCTTAATGCAAAACAGCGACGGTCAAGTTGAAGAGTCTTATTCTGTTTCTGCTGGGCTTGATTTCCCATCGGTTGGTCCACAACATGCACATTTGAATGCCATTGGTCGTGCACGCTATGAATCAGCAACTGATGATGAAGCACTGGATATGTTCCAAAAACTCGCGCGATGCGAAGGGATTATCCCCGCATTAGAATCTGCCCACGCTCTTGCCTATGCGGTACGCATGGCCGAAGAAGCCACTAAAGAAACGATTTTAGTGGTTAATCTATCTGGGCGTGGCGACAAGGATATATTCACTGTGGCAGATATTTTAGAGGCCAAACAAAAACAACAGGAGAGCGGCAATGAGTAA
- a CDS encoding anthranilate synthase component 1, with product MVTTIVTTPNQLAQVTTQKQTLTYHTDPLKLYQQVTHNAPHTMLLESAEVESKDHLKSIVLTHAAMMIRCDGYQLTFSALTHNGAALLTPIAGFFGDAQQQRDNETLIVTLQKATELQDEDARLKSTSPLDGLRMFIKHIQTNNPLQFEDLFLGGVLAYDLIDTVEPLPAAPNANNDCPDYLFYLAETLILIDHQTQQAEIVSHQFGQDNIIAQQLAQQLQHVIQQCAELDDIAPFAPVAADAEVNITDQQFKQTVIDLKEHIVAGDIFQVVPSRCFSLPCPNTLGAYRALRLTNPSPYMFYFRGPDFTLFGASPESALKYDAASNQVEVYPIAGTRQRGKNAQGEIDVDLDSRIELELRLDKKELSEHLMLVDLARNDIARISQSGSRKVTELLKVDRYSHVMHLVSRVTGQLREDLDALHAYQACMNMGTLVGAPKVRASQLVRQAEQARRGSYGGAVGYLNGLGDMDTCIVIRSAFVKHDIAHIQAGAGVVFDSDPQAEADETRQKAQAVISAIKMGGGL from the coding sequence ATAGTGACTACAATCGTGACGACACCAAACCAACTCGCTCAGGTTACGACGCAAAAGCAGACGTTAACCTACCATACGGATCCACTAAAACTTTATCAGCAAGTGACCCATAACGCGCCGCATACCATGCTATTAGAGTCAGCTGAGGTCGAAAGTAAAGACCATTTAAAAAGTATTGTGTTAACCCATGCCGCGATGATGATCCGTTGCGATGGTTATCAACTCACCTTTAGTGCATTGACTCACAATGGCGCCGCGCTGTTAACGCCCATTGCCGGTTTTTTTGGTGATGCACAGCAACAACGCGACAATGAGACACTAATAGTCACGCTGCAAAAGGCCACCGAGTTACAAGACGAAGATGCGCGCTTAAAGTCAACATCTCCGCTTGATGGCTTAAGAATGTTTATCAAACACATTCAAACCAATAATCCGCTACAGTTTGAAGATTTATTTTTAGGGGGCGTATTAGCATATGACTTAATTGATACCGTCGAGCCACTCCCCGCGGCGCCCAACGCAAATAATGACTGTCCCGACTACTTATTCTATCTTGCGGAAACACTTATTTTAATTGACCATCAAACCCAACAAGCGGAGATTGTCAGTCATCAATTTGGTCAAGATAACATAATTGCACAACAGCTCGCTCAGCAACTGCAACACGTCATACAACAATGCGCCGAATTAGACGATATTGCTCCCTTTGCGCCAGTAGCAGCCGACGCAGAAGTCAACATCACCGACCAACAATTTAAGCAAACCGTTATTGATTTAAAAGAACATATTGTCGCCGGTGATATTTTTCAAGTAGTGCCATCTCGATGCTTTAGCTTACCTTGTCCTAATACATTAGGGGCTTACCGGGCTTTACGCTTAACCAATCCAAGTCCGTATATGTTCTATTTTAGAGGCCCAGACTTCACTTTATTTGGCGCCTCGCCAGAAAGTGCCTTGAAATATGATGCTGCCAGTAATCAAGTTGAAGTGTATCCCATAGCCGGCACTCGTCAGCGCGGTAAAAATGCCCAAGGTGAGATTGATGTTGACTTAGACAGCCGCATAGAACTTGAGCTGCGTTTAGATAAGAAAGAATTGTCAGAACATTTAATGCTGGTCGATTTAGCCCGTAATGACATCGCCCGCATCAGTCAAAGCGGAAGCCGTAAAGTCACCGAACTATTAAAAGTCGATCGTTACTCGCACGTTATGCATTTAGTTAGCCGTGTCACTGGCCAATTACGAGAGGATTTAGATGCCTTACATGCTTATCAAGCATGTATGAACATGGGCACCTTAGTGGGTGCGCCAAAAGTGCGTGCATCACAATTAGTGCGTCAAGCAGAACAAGCTCGTCGTGGCAGTTATGGCGGCGCGGTCGGTTACCTCAATGGTCTGGGCGACATGGACACCTGCATTGTTATCCGCTCCGCCTTTGTTAAACATGATATTGCCCATATACAAGCGGGTGCTGGGGTGGTGTTTGATTCAGATCCACAAGCAGAAGCCGATGAAACGCGTCAAAAAGCCCAAGCGGTGATTTCGGCGATCAAAATGGGAGGTGGACTATGA
- the trpA gene encoding tryptophan synthase subunit alpha yields MSNRYQATFAALKKQHRGAFVPFVTIGDPSPELSLKIIQTLVDNGADALELGFPFSDPLADGPVIQGANLRSLAAGTKQSDCFDIITKVRAQYPDLPIGLLLYANLVFANGIDAFYAKAQAAGVDSVLIADVPVEESEPFSQAAKAHAIAPIFIAPPNADSDTLKLVSEQGEGYTYLLSRAGVTGTESKAGEPIENILTQLVEFNAPPPLLGFGIAEPEQVRAAIKAGAAGAISGSAVVKIIAAHQHDEVTLLAKMAEFTVAMKAAT; encoded by the coding sequence ATGAGTAACCGTTATCAAGCAACATTTGCTGCACTAAAAAAACAACACAGAGGCGCGTTTGTTCCTTTTGTCACCATTGGCGATCCGAGCCCTGAATTATCGTTGAAAATTATCCAGACCTTAGTTGATAATGGCGCTGATGCGCTTGAATTAGGCTTTCCTTTTTCAGATCCATTAGCCGATGGCCCCGTCATACAAGGCGCAAATTTACGCTCATTGGCTGCAGGCACTAAACAAAGTGATTGTTTTGACATCATCACCAAAGTACGGGCGCAATACCCAGATCTGCCTATCGGATTATTGTTGTATGCCAACTTAGTTTTTGCCAATGGTATCGATGCATTTTATGCCAAAGCACAAGCTGCCGGTGTGGATTCAGTGTTAATTGCCGACGTGCCAGTTGAAGAATCTGAACCCTTTAGTCAAGCCGCAAAAGCACATGCTATTGCACCAATCTTTATCGCTCCGCCAAATGCTGACTCTGACACCCTAAAACTGGTCAGTGAACAAGGTGAAGGTTATACCTACCTATTATCACGTGCCGGCGTCACGGGTACTGAGTCAAAAGCCGGTGAGCCAATTGAAAATATTCTCACACAACTCGTCGAGTTTAATGCCCCACCGCCACTATTAGGGTTTGGTATTGCCGAACCAGAACAAGTGCGCGCCGCCATCAAGGCTGGCGCCGCGGGGGCAATTTCAGGTTCTGCGGTGGTTAAAATTATTGCCGCTCATCAACACGATGAAGTCACATTACTAGCAAAAATGGCTGAATTTACCGTTGCAATGAAAGCGGCAACCTAG
- the trpD gene encoding anthranilate phosphoribosyltransferase — protein sequence MDNLQALFDRLYQGSALTREQMAQVFSALIQGEMQPAAMAGMLVALKMRGETIDEIAGAADALRQAAKPFPRSDASKHSGIVDIVGTGGDGHNTINISTTAAFVAAAAGAKVAKHGNRSVSSKSGSSDLLSHCGITLTMAPDAASQCLDKLGLCFLFAPHYHGGVKHAVPVRQALKTRTIFNVLGPLINPANPEFMLLGVYKLGLIEPIAHVLHALGVKRAMVVYGSGLDEVALHDNTHVAELKDGVVRTYQLSPEDLGVNRAGIAQLTGGEPAENALITQAILQGKGLPAHRDAVAINAGCALYISGICDSVQAGTQLALATLASGAAFTLLIELAAASQAGENHE from the coding sequence GTGGATAACCTACAAGCTTTATTCGACCGCCTTTACCAAGGTAGCGCGTTAACTCGCGAACAAATGGCGCAAGTTTTTAGCGCTCTTATTCAAGGTGAGATGCAGCCAGCAGCCATGGCAGGTATGTTGGTGGCGCTGAAAATGCGCGGCGAAACCATTGACGAAATAGCCGGAGCCGCTGATGCTTTACGACAAGCAGCCAAACCATTCCCGCGCAGTGACGCCTCTAAACACAGCGGCATTGTTGATATTGTCGGTACCGGTGGTGATGGCCATAACACCATTAATATTTCAACCACTGCCGCTTTTGTTGCCGCAGCAGCAGGCGCTAAGGTAGCAAAACACGGTAACCGTAGCGTATCAAGTAAGTCAGGTTCATCTGACTTATTGTCCCATTGCGGTATTACGCTCACCATGGCGCCAGATGCGGCAAGCCAGTGTTTAGATAAGCTTGGCTTATGTTTCTTATTTGCGCCCCATTACCATGGCGGAGTTAAACATGCCGTGCCCGTTAGACAAGCCTTAAAAACCCGTACCATTTTTAATGTGCTCGGCCCGTTAATTAACCCTGCAAACCCAGAGTTTATGTTGCTAGGAGTTTACAAACTTGGACTGATCGAGCCTATCGCACACGTGCTTCATGCCCTCGGGGTTAAACGCGCCATGGTGGTGTATGGCAGTGGCTTAGATGAAGTCGCATTGCATGACAATACTCATGTGGCAGAACTAAAAGACGGCGTGGTGCGTACTTACCAACTTAGCCCTGAAGATCTTGGTGTTAACCGCGCAGGTATAGCGCAGTTAACCGGTGGCGAACCGGCTGAAAATGCCTTAATCACCCAAGCCATTTTACAAGGCAAAGGTCTACCCGCTCATCGAGATGCTGTCGCAATTAACGCTGGTTGTGCTTTGTACATCAGCGGCATTTGCGACTCAGTTCAAGCGGGTACTCAGCTAGCACTAGCGACACTTGCCAGTGGTGCAGCCTTTACCTTATTAATCGAACTAGCTGCCGCGAGCCAAGCTGGAGAAAACCATGAGTAA
- a CDS encoding segregation and condensation protein A: MQGSQQSLPLAVVRGQVLDSMPLDLFIPPEALEVFLETFEGPLDLLLYLIRKQKLDVVDLPIQQITQQYLLYIEILTEARIELAADYLVMAATLAEIKSRLLLPKMATEDDEEEDPRVVLIRQLKAYEVIKQAAADIDVLPRIERDVFQASVSAAPDIKPVTVPPEVSLVDIARAFGEVLKRIDANEDHHVKREQLSTRERMSQILTKLSSTEYIGFECLFDVSEGRAGVVVSFLALMELVKELLVELVQNEPFSPIYVKAY; the protein is encoded by the coding sequence ATGCAAGGCAGTCAGCAAAGCCTGCCATTGGCAGTGGTTCGTGGTCAAGTTCTTGATAGCATGCCATTGGACTTGTTTATTCCGCCGGAAGCCCTAGAAGTGTTTCTTGAAACCTTCGAAGGCCCACTGGATTTGTTACTCTATTTGATCCGCAAACAAAAATTGGATGTGGTTGATTTACCCATCCAACAAATTACCCAACAATATTTACTCTATATTGAGATCCTCACCGAAGCGCGGATTGAGCTGGCAGCCGATTACCTGGTCATGGCCGCAACGTTGGCTGAAATTAAGTCACGTTTGCTGTTGCCCAAAATGGCGACGGAAGACGATGAGGAAGAAGATCCCCGTGTGGTACTTATTAGGCAATTAAAGGCTTATGAGGTGATCAAGCAAGCGGCAGCCGATATTGATGTGCTACCGCGTATTGAACGAGATGTGTTTCAGGCATCTGTTAGCGCAGCTCCCGATATTAAACCGGTGACGGTGCCACCAGAGGTTTCACTTGTAGACATTGCTCGTGCCTTTGGGGAAGTGCTCAAACGGATTGATGCCAACGAAGATCACCATGTTAAGCGCGAACAGTTATCCACGCGCGAACGTATGAGTCAAATTTTAACCAAGTTATCCAGTACTGAATACATTGGTTTTGAGTGCTTGTTCGATGTGAGTGAAGGTCGAGCCGGTGTGGTGGTGAGTTTTTTGGCATTAATGGAGCTGGTTAAAGAATTATTAGTTGAGTTAGTGCAAAATGAACCGTTTTCGCCAATTTATGTAAAAGCGTATTAA
- a CDS encoding L-threonylcarbamoyladenylate synthase gives MSQFFYIHDENPQARLINQVVAILKQGGVIVYPTDSGYALGCMIGEKNAMTRMARIRQIENDTNFSLMCRDLSELANFARVDNQAYRLLKSCTPGPYTFIFKATKEVPRRLQCDKKRTIGIRVPNNVIALALLEALDEPMMTTSLVMPNEQIAESDPEHIRDILDHLVDGIIHGGYLPENQTTVIDMSEDEMVILRQGAGDTSTF, from the coding sequence ATGAGTCAATTTTTTTATATCCATGACGAAAACCCACAAGCACGGTTAATTAATCAAGTGGTAGCGATTCTTAAACAAGGTGGGGTCATTGTTTATCCAACAGACTCGGGTTATGCATTAGGTTGTATGATTGGTGAGAAAAACGCCATGACGCGTATGGCGCGTATTCGCCAGATTGAAAACGATACAAACTTTTCATTAATGTGCCGTGATTTATCTGAACTGGCCAATTTTGCCCGTGTTGATAATCAAGCATATCGTTTATTGAAAAGTTGTACGCCTGGCCCTTACACGTTTATCTTTAAAGCGACCAAAGAAGTACCTCGTCGTTTACAATGTGACAAAAAACGCACCATAGGTATTCGTGTTCCTAATAATGTCATTGCGCTGGCGTTGCTTGAGGCATTAGATGAACCTATGATGACCACGAGTTTGGTGATGCCCAATGAGCAAATTGCCGAGTCAGATCCTGAGCATATTCGTGATATTTTAGATCATCTAGTCGATGGCATTATTCACGGTGGTTATTTACCTGAAAATCAAACGACAGTAATTGATATGTCTGAAGATGAGATGGTTATTTTACGTCAAGGCGCTGGCGATACCAGCACATTTTAA
- the scpB gene encoding SMC-Scp complex subunit ScpB has product MKPINPIQLKQLIEASLFVLAKPLSVKAIKETVLADFSVSRTRIQETLDELQQDYQERGVQLVKVASGYRFQTQEILSPYLQPLWQEKAPKYSRATLETLAVIAYRQPVTRGDIEYIRGVAISSQIIKSLVDRQWIKVVGHKEVPGKPALYATTSAFLDYFNVTKLADLPALTDVDSLHALFKKAQLAMDDIVELDETVDLNEAVDLVQMEDLGEKHVATDSHTDKHHDNSDTVEAQAEPNSRDADNATQY; this is encoded by the coding sequence ATGAAGCCAATTAATCCTATTCAACTAAAACAACTCATAGAAGCCAGTTTATTTGTCTTAGCTAAGCCGTTGTCGGTAAAAGCCATCAAAGAAACCGTACTCGCTGATTTTAGTGTGTCGAGGACGCGTATTCAGGAAACGCTCGATGAATTACAACAAGATTATCAAGAACGTGGTGTACAACTGGTTAAAGTAGCTAGCGGCTATCGCTTCCAAACTCAAGAAATACTCAGTCCTTATCTACAACCACTGTGGCAAGAAAAAGCCCCTAAATATTCGCGGGCTACACTTGAAACCTTGGCCGTTATTGCCTATCGGCAACCCGTGACTCGTGGTGATATTGAATACATTAGAGGCGTTGCTATTAGCAGCCAGATTATTAAAAGCTTGGTCGATCGCCAGTGGATTAAAGTGGTTGGCCATAAAGAAGTGCCCGGTAAGCCAGCGTTATATGCCACTACCAGTGCATTTCTTGATTATTTTAATGTAACAAAACTTGCCGATTTACCTGCGTTAACGGATGTTGATTCTTTACATGCATTATTTAAAAAAGCCCAGTTAGCCATGGATGATATTGTTGAGCTTGATGAGACGGTTGATCTAAATGAAGCGGTTGATCTAGTCCAGATGGAGGACCTAGGTGAAAAGCATGTTGCAACGGACAGTCATACTGACAAGCATCATGACAATAGCGATACGGTTGAGGCACAAGCTGAACCAAACTCCCGCGATGCTGATAATGCTACTCAATATTAA